Proteins co-encoded in one Malus domestica chromosome 09, GDT2T_hap1 genomic window:
- the LOC103443656 gene encoding trihelix transcription factor ASIL2, with product MEEDDEILSPASGGSRSPTSQRQNGRITVTVAVPPAQIPAPTPSQNKTLTLALPSSGKQQGRSSGGGREDCWSEGATAVLIEAWGERYLELSRGNLKQKHWKEVADVVSSREEYGKIPKTDIQCKNRIDTVKKKYKLEKSKIGAGGGPSKWPFFERLDHLVGPSGAKVGPGSGGGGSGSGEFSGHSQKIPVGVRHSQFLGHRAKREGKIRQKDLVEWDSDESRELSPFSIDNEVFERKRRRTANVNANANVGKGVGGGLKPCAVGREKEGGGGGWGSSVRELTRAILKFGEAYEHAETAKLQQVVEMEKQRMKFAKELELQRLQFFMKTQVEISQLKSGSGRKSGVNGGREC from the coding sequence ATGGAAGAGGACGACGAGATCCTGTCACCGGCGTCTGGAGGAAGCCGATCTCCGACGTCGCAGAGGCAGAACGGTCGGATTACGGTGACGGTGGCGGTGCCGCCGGCGCAGATTCCAGCACCGACGCCGTCTCAGAACAAAACGCTGACCCTAGCTCTCCCGTCGTCGGGTAAGCAGCAAGGGCGGAGTAGCGGCGGAGGAAGGGAAGATTGCTGGAGCGAGGGGGCGACGGCGGTGCTGATCGAGGCGTGGGGGGAGAGGTACTTGGAGCTGAGCAGGGGGAATTTGAAGCAGAAGCACTGGAAGGAGGTGGCAGACGTCGTGAGTAGCAGGGAGGAGTACGGTAAGATTCCCAAGACTGACATACAGTGTAAGAATAGGATTGATACTGTGAAGAAGAAATATAAGCTCGAAAAATCGAAGATTGGGGCTGGAGGAGGACCCAGCAAGTGGCCCTTTTTTGAGAGGCTCGATCATTTGGTTGGTCCCTCTGGTGCTAAGGTGGGTCCTGGgtctggtggtggtggtagtggtaGTGGTGAGTTTTCGGGCCATAGCCAGAAAATTCCGGTCGGGGTTCGACATAGCCAGTTTCTGGGGCATAGGGCGAAACGGGAGGGAAAGATTAGACAAAAGGATTTGGTGGAATGGGACTCAGATGAGTCGCGGGAGCTGTCGCCTTTTTCGATTGATAATGAGGTTTTCGagcggaagaggaggaggactgCCAATGTCAATGCCAATGCCAATGTGGGGAAGGGGGTAGGGGGTGGATTAAAGCCTTGTGCGGTGGGTAGAGagaaagaaggaggaggcggagGGTGGGGGAGCTCGGTGAGGGAATTGACTCGGGCGATATTGAAGTTTGGGGAGGCTTATGAGCACGCAGAAACAGCGAAGCTGCAGCAGGTGGTGGAGATGGAAAAGCAGAGGATGAAGTTTGCCAAGGAGTTGGAGTTGCAGAGGCTGCAGTTTTTCATGAAGACACAGGTGGAGATTTCTCAGCTGAAGAGCGGAAGTGGAAGAAAAAGCGGGGTTAATGGGGGTCGGGAATGCTAG